In Bacillus horti, the following proteins share a genomic window:
- a CDS encoding DMT family transporter — MILGILLGLIAGSLVGVQNIFNSKVNERASTWATTTLVLGMGFLASLTMGLIFEGKQLFELANMQTWYWFSGLIGVGVVTCLVQGIRRLGATYAIFIMLTSQLIFAVLFDSFGLFGLEKVPFTLKHFVGVLIIIAGIFVFKLNGKKVGSKSALNQ, encoded by the coding sequence ATGATTTTAGGTATACTACTAGGACTGATAGCGGGCTCATTAGTCGGTGTGCAAAATATTTTTAACAGCAAGGTCAATGAACGAGCCAGTACATGGGCTACAACTACGCTGGTATTGGGCATGGGCTTTTTAGCATCGTTGACGATGGGTTTGATATTTGAAGGGAAGCAACTATTTGAGCTAGCGAATATGCAGACGTGGTACTGGTTTAGTGGTTTAATTGGAGTTGGAGTGGTGACCTGTCTGGTTCAGGGAATAAGACGTTTGGGAGCGACGTACGCTATTTTTATCATGCTAACCTCTCAGCTTATTTTCGCTGTGCTCTTTGATTCATTTGGTTTGTTTGGCCTAGAAAAGGTTCCATTTACGCTGAAACATTTCGTTGGAGTTCTTATTATCATTGCTGGTATCTTTGTATTTAAGTTGAATGGCAAAAAGGTAGGAAGTAAATCTGCGTTGAACCAATAA